The following proteins come from a genomic window of Gynuella sunshinyii YC6258:
- a CDS encoding AAA family ATPase: protein MSDAPINHAIDQEVQAISEQLSGLKAELEKAIVGQSDVIEHTLIALIAGGHVLIEGVPGLGKTLLVRALAKAFQGKFGRVQFTPDLMPSDVTGHSMYQMETQTFKVRKGPVFTNLLLADEINRAPAKTQAALLEVMQEYQVTIDGASFEVPTPFMVLATQNPIEQEGTYPLPEAELDRFLMKLKIDFPELEHEQDIVRQVTDPQGAKVDYLTRINTMTTPEQVQHWQQIAWQILADDEVIAYAVRIVRSTREWPGIARGAGPRGSINLIRAAKVRAMMAGRSFIIPDDVKKLAPAVLRHRLLLSAEMEIEGVDVDTVLDRLLEETGAPRQ, encoded by the coding sequence ATGAGCGACGCCCCTATTAATCACGCTATTGATCAAGAAGTCCAGGCTATCAGCGAACAACTGTCGGGCCTGAAAGCGGAACTGGAAAAAGCGATTGTCGGCCAGTCCGATGTCATCGAACACACTCTGATTGCCCTGATTGCCGGTGGCCATGTCCTGATTGAAGGCGTGCCAGGTCTGGGTAAAACCTTGCTGGTACGAGCGCTGGCCAAAGCTTTTCAGGGTAAATTCGGACGGGTTCAGTTCACACCTGATCTGATGCCCAGTGACGTGACCGGTCATTCCATGTACCAAATGGAAACCCAGACCTTCAAGGTCCGCAAAGGTCCGGTCTTCACCAACCTGTTGCTGGCGGACGAAATCAACCGGGCACCGGCCAAAACCCAGGCGGCGCTGCTGGAAGTCATGCAGGAGTATCAGGTCACTATCGATGGAGCATCGTTCGAGGTACCAACCCCGTTTATGGTGCTGGCCACTCAGAACCCGATCGAACAGGAAGGTACTTATCCGCTGCCCGAAGCTGAACTTGACCGCTTTCTGATGAAGTTGAAAATCGACTTCCCGGAACTTGAGCATGAGCAGGACATCGTCCGTCAGGTCACCGACCCTCAGGGTGCCAAAGTCGATTATCTGACTCGAATCAACACCATGACCACGCCTGAACAAGTGCAACACTGGCAACAGATTGCCTGGCAGATTCTGGCCGACGATGAAGTCATCGCCTATGCCGTCAGAATTGTCCGGTCCACCCGTGAATGGCCTGGCATCGCCCGGGGAGCAGGTCCGCGAGGCAGTATCAATCTGATTCGCGCCGCCAAGGTCCGGGCCATGATGGCCGGACGTTCCTTCATTATTCCTGATGATGTTAAAAAGCTGGCCCCCGCTGTGCTGCGTCACCGCCTGCTGCTGTCAGCGGAAATGGAAATCGAGGGTGTGGACGTTGATACGGTGCTGGACAGACTACTAGAAGAGACCGGGGCTCCACGTCAATGA
- a CDS encoding DUF58 domain-containing protein, with the protein MTRRTLHPGKRMLHAGLLIITGLLLIQGYTLWKLPGSWILAAGQPINDTLFYGLLALLTLVIVIPAMDLMMSWRLPQAQLERQLNHNLSIDKWITVTLTVAHDFPRPVELQLFDHVPDSCDFEGLPATVTVQPGHRSLVSYQLQPRRRGSLTLDRVDVKVTSLWGFWQLQQTHPVATSVKVFPDFASVVDYQLLAVDHQNSQLGIHHKQRRGEGMDFHQLREYRRGDSLRQIDWKATSHRQKLISREYQEERDQQVILLLDGGRRMLTREGKSSHFDHCLNCLLMLSYIALRQGDSVSMMSFGAANRYMSAIKGASNINRLINQFYDFYPDKSAPDYLEAARELMQRHRKRSLVVLTTNLRDEDSDDILNAVKLLKKCHLVLVANLREESLDQTLAQPVHSFDEAVIYAGINDYLHERRQLQKRLQAQGVFFADCTPSQLTAQVINRYLAIKQAGYL; encoded by the coding sequence ATGACACGACGCACGCTGCATCCCGGCAAACGCATGCTCCATGCCGGTCTGCTGATCATCACCGGACTGCTGTTGATACAGGGTTATACGCTGTGGAAACTGCCGGGCAGCTGGATACTGGCGGCTGGACAACCCATTAACGACACCTTGTTTTATGGCCTGTTGGCACTGCTCACTCTGGTCATTGTGATTCCGGCAATGGATCTGATGATGTCATGGCGGCTGCCACAGGCTCAGCTTGAACGCCAACTCAACCATAACCTGTCGATTGATAAATGGATCACTGTCACCTTAACCGTGGCCCATGACTTTCCACGCCCGGTGGAATTACAGCTGTTCGATCATGTGCCGGACAGTTGCGATTTTGAAGGACTGCCGGCAACCGTAACCGTCCAACCCGGTCATCGCAGCCTCGTCAGTTATCAGTTACAGCCCCGCCGTCGCGGTTCTCTGACCCTCGATCGCGTTGATGTGAAAGTGACTTCGCTGTGGGGCTTCTGGCAGTTACAGCAAACTCATCCGGTTGCAACATCTGTCAAGGTGTTCCCCGATTTCGCTTCTGTGGTCGATTATCAGCTGCTGGCAGTGGACCACCAGAACAGTCAGCTTGGTATCCATCACAAACAGCGCCGTGGTGAAGGCATGGACTTTCATCAGTTACGGGAATACCGGCGCGGCGATTCTCTGCGCCAGATCGACTGGAAAGCCACATCCCACCGCCAGAAGCTGATCTCCCGCGAATACCAGGAAGAACGCGATCAACAGGTCATTCTGCTGCTGGATGGGGGTCGCCGTATGCTGACCAGAGAAGGTAAAAGCTCTCACTTTGACCATTGTCTGAACTGCCTGTTGATGCTGTCGTATATTGCCTTACGCCAGGGTGATTCAGTCAGCATGATGAGTTTTGGCGCAGCCAATCGATATATGTCGGCCATCAAAGGTGCCAGTAATATCAACCGGCTGATCAACCAGTTCTATGATTTTTATCCGGACAAATCCGCCCCTGACTATCTGGAAGCTGCCCGTGAACTGATGCAGCGCCACCGCAAACGCTCGCTGGTAGTACTCACCACCAACCTGCGCGATGAAGACAGTGACGACATTCTGAATGCAGTGAAATTGTTGAAAAAATGCCACCTGGTGCTGGTTGCCAATCTGCGTGAGGAGAGTCTTGATCAGACACTGGCGCAACCGGTTCACAGTTTTGATGAGGCGGTTATCTATGCCGGCATCAATGATTACCTGCATGAACGTCGTCAATTGCAGAAACGTCTGCAGGCACAGGGAGTATTTTTTGCTGACTGTACGCCCAGTCAATTAACCGCTCAGGTCATTAACCGTTATCTGGCGATCAAACAGGCAGGGTATCTATAG
- a CDS encoding integral membrane protein yields the protein MNDVYSTPQADLTPDRGNRPKWGSLEDGINGNYEFTIGGLISEAWQRTKGAKLTINLATIIYMFVLVGFNILMQSVLKSTGSIGVFVLLQLIFAFVNVILGMGVFMIGLHYAIGGEASLGQMFSCFGRSWQIFLCLILIYLMVFLGFILLIIPGIYLGLAYYLAMPLVVEKKMSVWKAMEASRKAITKRWFSVFGLFIVLGFINLIAALPLGIGLIWTLPMSVICFSMLYRNVFGYEQSTLEAA from the coding sequence ATGAATGATGTATATTCGACGCCGCAAGCAGATCTGACGCCGGATCGTGGCAATCGCCCAAAATGGGGTTCACTGGAAGACGGTATCAATGGTAATTACGAGTTTACGATAGGGGGATTGATTAGCGAAGCCTGGCAAAGAACCAAGGGTGCCAAGCTTACGATCAATTTAGCCACTATTATTTATATGTTCGTCCTAGTCGGGTTTAACATCCTGATGCAGTCGGTTTTGAAATCAACCGGATCCATCGGAGTGTTCGTGTTATTGCAGTTGATCTTCGCCTTCGTCAACGTGATTCTCGGAATGGGCGTGTTTATGATCGGCCTGCACTACGCTATTGGTGGCGAGGCATCTTTAGGGCAGATGTTCAGCTGTTTTGGCAGAAGCTGGCAGATCTTTCTGTGTTTGATTCTCATATATCTGATGGTATTCCTGGGGTTCATTCTGTTGATTATTCCGGGCATCTATCTGGGTCTTGCCTATTACCTGGCGATGCCGCTTGTGGTTGAAAAGAAAATGTCTGTGTGGAAGGCGATGGAAGCCTCGCGTAAGGCCATCACCAAGCGCTGGTTCAGTGTCTTTGGGTTGTTCATTGTGCTGGGATTTATCAATCTGATCGCGGCACTGCCGCTGGGCATTGGTCTGATCTGGACCTTACCCATGAGCGTTATCTGTTTCTCAATGTTGTATCGTAATGTTTTCGGTTACGAGCAGAGCACACTGGAAGCAGCGTGA